A stretch of Microbulbifer bruguierae DNA encodes these proteins:
- a CDS encoding AraC family transcriptional regulator — MTETYFNINDVILILSIGLSIVLAISQPLYTTKNHLSKYLLAVFFLCIAIFDIGILLIWNEYIPKSEAILTATPYLYTVAALLKGPSLMLYVSSITDDNFRLQRYHWLHLIPAAIIAAVIVYFGIDLNLLRLDTFGLDNPTYRAIDYSLWFIKVVPFAYFAYALWVVWRYQKVVFTQNSSVNLEPIIWLYLLTGAYIASALWSLTLSFLAVMYRLPYGVTDNYINFILLIGIFFYSVALSPKLTAAKTEEKQDQPLNPSEKIASLVAKIMRGIKEEKLYLQPNINVEQFSEKIGLPYRDVSFAINRAFGTNFFEFINSYRVEEAKRYLSDENHLDMSVMEILLESGFNSKSSFQRFFKRLTGESPTEFRKKSLS; from the coding sequence ATGACCGAAACCTACTTTAATATTAACGATGTAATTCTTATTCTATCTATAGGCCTAAGCATCGTCCTGGCCATATCCCAGCCACTCTACACAACAAAAAATCATCTTTCCAAATATCTGCTGGCTGTATTCTTCCTGTGCATTGCCATTTTCGATATTGGCATTCTGCTGATTTGGAACGAATACATTCCGAAAAGCGAAGCTATCCTGACCGCCACACCTTACTTATATACTGTCGCAGCCCTGTTGAAAGGCCCGAGTTTGATGCTCTACGTCAGCAGTATTACAGATGACAATTTTCGACTGCAACGATATCACTGGCTGCATTTGATACCCGCTGCGATCATTGCAGCTGTTATCGTATATTTTGGCATCGACCTGAATCTTTTGAGGCTCGACACCTTTGGTCTCGACAACCCTACCTATCGCGCTATCGACTACAGCTTGTGGTTTATCAAGGTTGTACCTTTCGCTTATTTCGCTTACGCACTATGGGTCGTCTGGCGTTATCAAAAAGTGGTATTCACTCAAAACTCTTCAGTAAATCTCGAACCTATTATCTGGCTCTATTTACTGACAGGCGCCTATATAGCGTCCGCGCTCTGGTCCCTGACGCTCAGCTTTCTCGCCGTCATGTACAGATTGCCTTACGGAGTCACGGACAACTACATCAACTTTATTCTGCTTATTGGTATCTTTTTCTACAGTGTGGCTTTGTCTCCAAAACTTACCGCGGCCAAGACCGAGGAGAAACAAGATCAGCCCCTCAACCCCAGTGAAAAAATTGCGAGCCTGGTTGCCAAGATCATGCGGGGAATCAAAGAGGAAAAGCTGTACTTACAGCCCAACATCAACGTTGAACAGTTCTCGGAAAAGATTGGTCTCCCCTACCGGGATGTATCCTTTGCCATCAACAGGGCCTTTGGCACAAACTTCTTTGAGTTCATCAATTCCTATCGAGTGGAGGAGGCAAAGCGCTATCTGAGTGACGAAAATCACCTGGATATGTCGGTCATGGAAATCCTGCTGGAATCCGGTTTTAACAGTAAATCCTCCTTCCAGCGGTTTTTCAAACGCCTCACGGGGGAGTCACCCACGGAATTCCGAAAGAAAAGCTTAAGTTAG
- a CDS encoding BaiN/RdsA family NAD(P)/FAD-dependent oxidoreductase, with protein sequence MSDSSSSFLPGTVDVLVIGAGAAGLMCASVAGKRGRSVLVLDHANKVGKKILMSGGGRCNFTNLYTSPDNFYGVNPHFCKSALARYTQWDFIALVEKHGIPYHEKTLGQLFCDNSSRDVVDLLLSECREARAQVRTRCEIQRIEPLQVKGFEVHTSLGRVVCESLVIATGGLSIPTMGATGFGYEIARQFGHNIIPTRAALVPFTLNKRALARQQELPGTSLAVNASCALGHFHEQMLFTHKGLSGPAVLQISSHWKEGMPVTFDLAPGLNLSGWLTEQRGKKQESFLHTVLAELWSKKLVQFLLQRNALQSKPLKQYGDGELRDLGEKLQTWTLIPEGTEGYRTAEVTLGGVNTDEVSSRSMESMKQPGLYFIGEVLDVTGWLGGFNFQWAWASAHAAGGEV encoded by the coding sequence ATGAGTGACTCTTCCTCCAGCTTTTTACCCGGAACTGTAGATGTACTTGTGATTGGCGCTGGCGCCGCTGGCTTGATGTGTGCTTCGGTGGCGGGTAAGCGCGGACGCAGTGTGCTGGTATTGGATCACGCCAATAAGGTCGGCAAGAAAATTTTGATGTCCGGTGGTGGGCGCTGCAACTTCACCAATCTGTATACATCGCCGGATAACTTCTACGGCGTAAATCCCCATTTCTGTAAATCCGCCCTGGCACGCTATACCCAGTGGGACTTTATCGCGCTGGTGGAAAAGCACGGTATCCCCTACCACGAGAAAACCCTCGGCCAGCTGTTCTGTGACAACAGCTCCCGGGATGTTGTCGACCTCTTGCTGTCGGAGTGTCGCGAAGCCAGGGCCCAGGTCCGCACTCGTTGTGAAATTCAGCGTATCGAACCTCTGCAGGTCAAAGGTTTTGAGGTGCACACTTCATTGGGAAGGGTGGTGTGCGAATCCCTGGTCATCGCCACCGGCGGCCTGTCGATCCCGACGATGGGTGCCACCGGTTTTGGTTATGAAATTGCGCGGCAGTTCGGCCACAATATCATTCCCACACGTGCCGCGCTGGTTCCCTTTACCCTGAATAAACGCGCACTTGCTCGGCAGCAGGAATTGCCGGGCACCTCCCTGGCGGTCAATGCCAGTTGTGCGCTGGGGCATTTTCATGAGCAGATGCTGTTTACCCACAAAGGATTGAGTGGTCCGGCCGTGTTGCAGATTTCCAGTCACTGGAAAGAGGGGATGCCGGTTACGTTTGACCTGGCTCCTGGGCTGAATTTATCCGGGTGGCTTACCGAGCAGCGTGGCAAGAAGCAGGAGAGCTTTCTGCATACGGTACTGGCGGAGCTGTGGAGCAAAAAGCTGGTTCAGTTCTTGCTGCAAAGAAATGCTCTGCAAAGCAAGCCGTTGAAGCAGTATGGGGATGGTGAATTGCGGGACCTGGGTGAAAAACTACAGACCTGGACGCTGATTCCGGAAGGTACAGAAGGTTATCGTACCGCAGAGGTTACATTGGGCGGGGTGAATACCGATGAAGTTTCGTCGCGTAGTATGGAAAGTATGAAACAGCCGGGCCTGTATTTTATTGGTGAAGTACTGGATGTCACCGGCTGGCTTGGTGGTTTCAATTTCCAGTGGGCCTGGGCGTCTGCGCATGCCGCAGGAGGGGAGGTTTAA
- a CDS encoding S46 family peptidase gives MKHKRIPLNQAIGLSLSLALLTACGKPNTQSAPESTTASAPIAATDSVSTEGMWMPRQLPELGDKLQSLGLELDPKTMTDLTKFPMNAVVSLGGCSASFVSPQGLVATNHHCAYGSISYNSTEDNDLLANGFLAKTRQEELPAAPGSRIYVTVDMNEVTDKINSTLSDDMDGATRFKAIEDAEKALVADCESDPGHRCEVYSYYGGASYYLIKQLAIRDVRLVHAPASSIGKFGGDIDNWMWPRHTGDYSFLRAYVSPEGKPADFSKDNVPYAPKHFLKVATQGPQEGDFVMVAGYPGRTNRYRTAEEVNNNFTWYYPTMQKVLAEWSEVIGNATENNKDAALKYAGQVAGLNNYSKNFTGMMEGYNRSDLLSRKQQLEKDLQAWIEANPENNQKYASVIADLQQLITEKQSTQERDLLLGYMNRSAMLSAAQRLYRLSLEKQKPNMEREPGYQDRDMTRFTESMKRYERNFEPSVDQAVWTYFVERYNALPQDQHMESFDKYFAGELNGDVLQQKLSAMYEATGLTDTETRLAWMDKSPEDFRNSDDPFIQLAINTYDDRIAIEERDKAMAGRFAELRPQYMDLLIAYYNEQGKPVYPDANSSLRLTYGLVKGYTPPAGTIKGPADGNDGKDGFVPFTTLRGIEAKYTGKDPFDAPQAELDAIKNKDYGRFYDEKLDSVPVNFLSTVDITGGNSGSATMNGKGELIGLVFDGTYDSINADWDFNDNTRAIHVDVEYMLWVMEKVDHADNLLEEMGVAAPKGDTAQ, from the coding sequence GTGAAACATAAACGCATCCCCCTGAACCAGGCCATTGGCCTATCCCTGAGCCTTGCCCTGCTCACCGCCTGTGGCAAACCCAATACCCAAAGCGCGCCTGAAAGCACCACTGCGTCCGCCCCCATTGCGGCCACAGACAGTGTATCCACGGAAGGTATGTGGATGCCCCGCCAGTTACCAGAACTGGGCGACAAGCTGCAAAGCCTCGGACTGGAGCTGGACCCGAAAACCATGACGGATCTGACCAAGTTCCCGATGAATGCTGTGGTGAGCCTGGGCGGTTGTTCCGCATCCTTTGTTTCCCCACAGGGTCTGGTGGCCACCAACCACCACTGCGCTTACGGTTCCATTTCCTACAATTCCACCGAAGACAACGATCTGCTGGCGAACGGCTTTCTTGCCAAAACACGACAAGAAGAACTGCCCGCAGCCCCAGGCTCGCGTATTTATGTCACCGTCGACATGAACGAAGTCACCGACAAGATCAACAGCACGCTCAGCGATGACATGGACGGGGCGACCCGATTCAAAGCCATTGAAGACGCAGAAAAGGCCCTCGTTGCAGATTGTGAATCTGACCCAGGCCACCGCTGTGAGGTCTATAGCTACTACGGTGGCGCCAGCTATTACCTGATCAAGCAGCTCGCTATCCGAGACGTGCGTCTGGTCCATGCACCGGCATCCTCCATTGGCAAATTCGGCGGTGATATCGACAACTGGATGTGGCCACGCCACACCGGCGATTACTCTTTCCTTCGCGCCTATGTAAGCCCGGAAGGCAAGCCGGCAGACTTCTCCAAAGACAACGTGCCCTATGCGCCGAAACATTTCCTGAAAGTCGCTACCCAGGGACCACAGGAAGGTGACTTTGTCATGGTTGCCGGTTACCCGGGGCGCACCAACCGCTACCGCACCGCGGAAGAAGTGAACAACAACTTCACCTGGTACTACCCCACCATGCAGAAAGTGCTGGCGGAGTGGTCGGAAGTGATCGGTAACGCCACCGAGAACAACAAGGACGCCGCGCTCAAATACGCAGGTCAGGTTGCCGGCCTGAACAACTACTCCAAAAACTTCACCGGCATGATGGAAGGCTACAATCGCAGTGACCTCCTGAGCCGTAAACAGCAGCTGGAAAAAGACCTGCAGGCATGGATCGAGGCCAATCCGGAAAACAACCAGAAATACGCTTCCGTGATCGCCGATCTGCAGCAGCTGATTACCGAAAAGCAGTCCACCCAAGAGCGGGATCTGCTGCTGGGATACATGAATCGCTCCGCCATGTTGAGTGCTGCGCAACGCCTGTATCGCCTGAGCCTGGAAAAACAGAAGCCAAACATGGAGCGCGAACCCGGTTACCAGGATCGCGATATGACCCGCTTTACCGAAAGCATGAAGCGGTATGAGCGCAATTTCGAGCCGAGTGTGGATCAGGCCGTGTGGACCTACTTTGTCGAGCGATACAATGCGCTGCCGCAAGACCAGCACATGGAAAGCTTCGACAAATACTTTGCTGGTGAACTGAATGGCGATGTATTACAGCAGAAACTCAGCGCCATGTACGAAGCCACCGGCCTCACTGATACCGAGACCCGTTTGGCCTGGATGGATAAATCCCCGGAAGACTTCCGCAACAGCGACGATCCGTTTATCCAGCTGGCCATCAATACTTACGATGACCGCATTGCGATCGAAGAGCGCGACAAGGCCATGGCCGGTCGCTTCGCGGAACTGCGCCCGCAGTACATGGACCTGCTGATCGCCTACTACAACGAGCAGGGCAAACCGGTTTACCCGGATGCCAACAGCTCCCTGCGCCTCACTTACGGTCTGGTAAAAGGTTACACCCCGCCTGCCGGCACCATCAAAGGCCCAGCCGATGGTAACGACGGAAAGGATGGCTTCGTACCCTTCACCACTCTGCGCGGTATCGAGGCCAAGTACACCGGCAAAGACCCGTTCGATGCGCCCCAGGCAGAACTGGATGCGATCAAAAACAAGGACTACGGTCGTTTCTACGATGAGAAACTGGACTCCGTTCCGGTAAACTTCCTCAGCACCGTCGACATCACCGGCGGCAACTCCGGCTCCGCCACCATGAACGGCAAGGGTGAACTGATCGGCCTGGTGTTCGATGGTACCTACGACAGCATTAATGCGGACTGGGACTTCAACGACAACACCCGCGCCATCCATGTGGATGTGGAATACATGCTGTGGGTAATGGAGAAGGTGGACCACGCAGATAATCTGCTGGAGGAGATGGGTGTGGCTGCGCCCAAGGGCGACACAGCTCAATAA
- a CDS encoding DUF3820 family protein has translation MAGGDLEKQDLLDIARTPMPFGKYAGRLLIDLPEEYLLWFAKKGFPRGRLGQLMAITLEIKIEGLEGLIKPLKAQ, from the coding sequence ATGGCAGGGGGCGATTTGGAAAAGCAGGATTTACTGGATATTGCCCGTACACCCATGCCGTTTGGAAAGTACGCAGGCCGGCTACTCATTGACCTGCCGGAGGAATATCTACTCTGGTTTGCCAAGAAGGGCTTTCCCAGGGGGCGCCTGGGACAGCTGATGGCGATAACTCTGGAGATAAAAATTGAAGGCCTGGAAGGATTGATCAAGCCCTTGAAGGCGCAGTGA